Part of the Isachenkonia alkalipeptolytica genome is shown below.
ATATATGAAAATTTAACAGAAACAACAGAAACAACAGAAACAACAGAATTTCAGCAAAGAAATACCGGATCCATCGTATCCGAAAAAGTGTTAAAGACAGAGTAAGAAGGTGAACCGATGTTATTAGTCATTGATATAGGAAATACCAATGTGGTTTTAGGGGTCTATCGAGGCAAAGAGCTGGTGGACTTTTGGCGCATTGGCACGGACAAAGACAAAACTTCAGACGAGTACAGCGTATTGATTGATCAGCTTTTCAGTTACAAAGGACTGGAAAGACGAAAAGTAAAGGATGTAATTATCTCCTCGGTGGTTCCGGATCTTATGCATTCCTTAGAGAACACCGTAATCAAACTTTTCGGAGTTAATCCCTTAATAGTGGGGCCCGGAGTAAAAACCGGTATGAATGTGAAGTACGATAACCCGAGACAGGTCGGGGCGGACAGGATCGTGAATGCGGTGGCCGCCTATGAAAAGTACAACGGCCCCTTGATCGTGATCGATTTTGGCACCGCCACCACCTTTTGTGCCATATCCTCCCAAGGCGAATATCTGGGCGGGACCATTGCCCCGGGTATCAAAATTTCCAGTGAAGCCCTGTTTCAACGGGCCTCGAAGCTGCCCCGGGTGGAACTGATCAAGCCGGGAAAAACCATCTGTAAAAATACGGTAAACTCCATGCAGTCGGGGATTATCTATGGTTACGCCGGTCTGGTGGAACAAATCGTCAAGAAAATGAAAAAAGAGTTCAAAAGCAATGGAGTAAAGGTTATTGCCACCGGGGGGCTGGCGACGCTAATCGATAGTGAAACCCAATGCATCGATAAAATCGATAAGTTTTTAACCCTGGACGGCTTGCAAATTATTTTCCAACGGAATGAAGAGGATCGACAAAAAAAGATACAGGAAAAACAAGCCAGGTGATGCTACCTGGCTTTTCTGTGAGTCGGTGTCAATCAAGTGAATCGTTGTCAATCAAGTGAGTCGGTGTCAATGATATGCGTCGCGGTCAATGAAAGAGGGAGAGAAATGGTAAAGGATTTTATGAAGGGAAAAGTCATCTTAGCCCCCATGGCGGGAATCACGGACCGGGCCTTCCGGGAGATCTGCAGCGAAGAAGGGGCGGATTTTGTTTACACGGAAATGGTCAGTGCCAAAGCCCTGTGCTACGGGGACAAAAAAACCCAAGGCCTTCTGGATATGGGGGAGCCGGGGGAGGAGAAGACGCCCTACGGCATTCAGATCTTCGGTTCGGAACCGGAGGTGATTGGTGAAGC
Proteins encoded:
- a CDS encoding type III pantothenate kinase; translated protein: MLLVIDIGNTNVVLGVYRGKELVDFWRIGTDKDKTSDEYSVLIDQLFSYKGLERRKVKDVIISSVVPDLMHSLENTVIKLFGVNPLIVGPGVKTGMNVKYDNPRQVGADRIVNAVAAYEKYNGPLIVIDFGTATTFCAISSQGEYLGGTIAPGIKISSEALFQRASKLPRVELIKPGKTICKNTVNSMQSGIIYGYAGLVEQIVKKMKKEFKSNGVKVIATGGLATLIDSETQCIDKIDKFLTLDGLQIIFQRNEEDRQKKIQEKQAR